A region of the Paenibacillus sp. J23TS9 genome:
TGGGTCTGCCAGCCCGCACAACAGAAGAAGGCGTGAATAGCCTCATTCTGGCGATCCGCAAGATGAATAAAACGCTGGGAATCGAGGAATCGTTCCAGGAGCTGGGCTTCGATGCCAAGGATTTTGAAGCACGCGTCGATTATTTGGCGGATCGCGCATTCGAAGATCAGTGCACGACGGCCAATCCTAAGCTTCCGCTTGTAACAGAACTGGCAGAAGTATATCGGGATGCCTTCTACGGTCGCTTCGAGAATTAACATGGACAGAAAATGATGGGAACTGTGACAAGTATCACGCGCAAAGTGATATTTGTCACAGTCATTTTCAGAAAAAACCAGTAAACTGAACTTGTAAAAAGAACATCGCATATGAAGCGGAAGCTGCATAAAGGCGCAGGGCATTAGGCATAAATAAAGCGATATTTGTGAAAATAGTCACAATACTTTAGTCCTAACAGCGGATTCATGCGGGTTCAGGAGATGTGAGATTTCCTTCAAGCTCATGGTCTCTATTAAATAAAAAGATGGAGGGATTCAGATGTCGGTGCTAGAAAAAGATGTTCAAAACATGCAATCGGGCTGGAAAGGTTTTAAGAAGGGAAAATGGACGAAGGCAGTAAATGTGAATGACTTTATTGAAAGCAACATCAATCCATACGAAGGCAATGAAGAGTTTCTGGCGGGTCCTACGAATAACACGACCGAGCTTTGGAAGATCGTTTCTGATCTTACCAAAAAAGAACGGGATAACGGCGGTGTGCTTGATGTTGACGTGAACACGGTTTCGACGATTGTTTCTCATCAGCCGGGGTACCTCGACAAGGACAAAGAGCAGATCGTCGGCGTACAAACCGATGCCCCATTCAAGCGTTCCATTCAACCTTTCGGCGGAATCCGCATGATGATTGATGCTTGCAAGGCGTATGGCTTTGAACTTCCCGAAGAAATGATTAAGACATTTACGGATATCCGCAAAACGCACAACCAAGGTGTGTTTGATGCATATACAACAGATATGCGAGCTGCTCGTAAGGCAGGCATTATCACGGGTCTTCCCGATGCATACGGCCGCGGCCGGATTATTGGCGATTACCGCCGCGTATCTCTTTATGGAGTAGATTTTCTGATAAAAGAGAAAAAGCAGGAGCTTATGGAGCTGGAAGTCGATGTCATCGATGAAGATGTGATTCGACTGCGTGAGGAATTATCTGAACAAATTCGTGCTCTTGGCGAGCTGAAGCAAATGGCTGCCATGCATGGATATGATATTTCCAAGCCGGCGCAAAATGCCAAAGAGGCCTTCCAATGGCTTTACTTCGGTTATTTAGCAGCTATTAAGGAACAGAACGGTGCGGCTATGTCGCTTGGACGCGTTTCCTCGTTCCTCGATATCTATATTGAACGGGATTTGGCGGAAGGCGTACTTTCGGAAGATCAGGCGCAGGAGCTTGTAGACCATTTTGTTATGAAGCTCAGAATTGTAAAATTCCTGCGTACGCCTGATTATAATGAACTATTTAGTGGTGACCCAACCTGGGTTACTGAATCGATCGGCGGCATGTCTTCGAACGGCCAAACCCGTGTGACGAAGAACAGCTTCCGTTTCCTGCACACCCTGTATAACCTGGGACCTGCGCCGGAACCAAACTTGACCGTGCTTTGGTCCGAACAACTGCCTGAAGGTTTCAAAAAATACTGCTCGAAGGTATCGATCGAGACCAGCTCGATTCAATATGAGAATGATGACCTGATGCGTCCGATCTATGGCGACGATTATGGTATTGCCTGCTGTGTATCCGCGATGCGTATCGGTAAGCAGATGCAGTTCTTCGGTGCCCGCGCGAATCTGGCCAAGTGCTTACTGTATGCCATTAACGGTGGTATTGATGAGAAGTCCGGTGATCAGGTTGGTCCGGAATATCCGACCATTACAGCTGAAGTGCTGGAATACGATGAGGTCATCAAACGCTTTAAACCAATGATGGAATGGCTCGCCAAGCTGTACATGAACACACTGAATGTCATTCATTTTATGCATGATAAATATTCCTACGAACGTATTGAAATGGCGCTCCATGACCGTGATATTCTGCGCACGATGGCCTGCGGCATCGCCGGCTTGTCGGTAGCAGCCGACTCGCTGAGTGCCATCAAATTCGCCAAGGTAAAACCAGTGCGTAACGAAAAGGGTATAGCGGTCGACTTTGAAATCGAAGGTGAATATCCTTGCTACGGAAACAATGATGACCGCGTAGACAGCATAGCCGTTGAATTGGTAGAGACCTTCATGAGCATGATCCGTAAGCACAAAGCGTACCGTAACGCCATGCCGACCCAATCGGTTCTGACCATTACGTCTAATGTGGTGTACGGCAAAAAGACAGGGACAACACCGGATGGACGCAAAGCGGGAGAACCGTTTGCCCCTGGCGCCAACCCAATGCATGGACGTGACAAGAAGGGAGCGCTCGCTTCCCTCAGTTCGGTTGCCAAACTTCCTTATGAGGATAGTCTTGACGGCATTTCGAATACTTTCTCGATCGTGCCTAAAGCTCTCGGCAAGGAACCGGAGGTTCGTAAATCGAATCTGGTTGCCATGCTGGATGGGTATTTCGGAAGCAAGGCGCATCATCTGAACGTCAACGTCTTTGACCGCGAACAGCTGATTGATGCGATGGATCATCCGGAAAATTATCCGCAGCTGACCATCCGTGTATCGGGTTATGCCGTTAACTTTGTGAAGCTGACACGGGAACAGCAGCTGGATGTCATCAACCGTACATTCCACGGTTCGATGTAATGACTGGATGTTTATATACTAAATTTTAAAGAGAAGCGGATGCGGAAAGGGTGACTTCATATGATCAAGGGACATATCCATTCCATGGAGACCTTTGGAACAGTAGACGGACCGGGCATCCGCTTTGTCCTTTTTATGCAAGGCTGCTTGCTGAAATGCGAGTACTGCCATAACCCGGATACCTGGGCACTGAATGAGGGCAAAGAGATGACGGTCGAGGATGCTTTAGCCGAAATTGAGCCTTATTTGAACTATTACCGTTCCTCGGGAGGCGGGCTAACGGTTTCCGGTGGGGAACCCACGTTACAATCGCATTTTGTAGCGGAGTTATTTAAGGAAGTGAAGAACCGCTGGAATCTGCATACCACGCTCGACAGCAACGGCTTTAACGAGGCGGAGCGGATACATCAGCTGCTTGAAGTGACAGATCTCGTGCTGCTGGATATTAAGCATATCGATGATGAGAAGCATATTAAGCTGACGGGCAAGTCCAACGAGCGTACGCTTCGTACCGCGCAGTGGTTATCGGATCATGGTCGTAAAATGTGGATCCGGCATGTGTACGTTCCTGGTATTCACGACCAGGAAGAAGATCTGATCAATCTGGGCAGATTTATCGGCACCCTAAAAGGTGTGGAAAAATTCGAGATCCTGCCCTATCATCAAATGGGAATTTACAAATGGGAGGCTCTTGGCAAAGAGTACCCGTTACAGGGTGTACCGAGCCCCACAGAAGAAGAAGTACAGCGGGCATACCGTTTAATAGAAGAGGGACGAAAGCAGACTGCTGCCGTGTCGTAAGATTTAAAAAGAGCTCTTTTCCGCAGCCGGGAAAAGGGTTCTTTTTTCATGTGGAAATTCTCCGATGCCCCTAGCGGCCATTGGCTGTAAAAAACAATTTTTATGATGCAGATTCACTTCGATCTGTGTATGCCGAATGTCGTTCTTTTGAAAATTAGTAGAGGATTTTATCCCCTAATTAGCAGATTATTACACTAACGATAGTGTATACTCATTCTTATAATGAGAATTGTAAGATGTTTCGAGGGGGATCAACAATGAAGATAAAGAGAAGTTTGATTCTTTTGATGTCGTTTTGCATGGTATCTTCACTTCTGTTGTCAGCCTGTGAAAACACACAAACAAATGTAAACGCATCCACCACTGCCAAAACCAAAGACGAAGAGTCGCATAAAGCGGAACCTTTTGAATTGACACTCCGTCATACCCAGATTGGTAAAGATAAGGAAAAACGCTTTGCCATTTTGAATGATGTGGTGAAAAAGGTGGAAAGCGAAGTGGAAGGATTGACATTCAGACTGGATGGCGTTGAATCGGATGTGAACCGCAAAGAAAAGCTGCGCGGCGAGATGGCCGCAGGTAATCCTCCGGATATATTTGACCTGTTTGGCAGTCCGGACTCCAAAATATACGCCAAAGAAGGCAAACTACTGGATCTGACACCCATTATTGAAGAGCTTGGCATCAAGGACAAATTCTCTTCTCTGGAACCATTTACTTACGAAGGCGAGGTTTATGGGCTTCCGATTGGCGGGTCGGCTGAAGGCTTCTTCTATAATAAAGAGTATTTCAATAAAAAAGGCTGGAAGCCGCCAACCACATTTGCCGAGCTTGAACAAATGCTGGCCGAAATCAAGGCAGACGGCAGAGTGCCGATTGCCGCTGCTTCCAAAGACGGCTGGGTACCATTGATGCTCACCAATCACCTGTGGTCGCGTTATGCGGGTCCGGATATTACAGCCAAATTCGCTTCAGGCGAAGCTAAATGGACGGATCCGAATGTCATTAAGGCATTTGCGAAGCATCAGGAATGGGAGAATAAGGGCTATTTTAAAAAGGGTGAGCTTGGTTATGAATATCCCGAATATACGACCCAATTTACGGACGGCACGGCCATACTGATGTACGACGGCACATGGAAATCCTCCGTATTCAAAAAAGGGGAGTCTGGTGCGGCCATGGTCGGCAAGGTCGGATTTTTCAATCTTCCACCTTTGGAGGGAGGTGTCGGTGACCAAGCATCGCTGATGTTCAATGTCAACAACGGCTATGGTTTTTCGGCTGCAGTAGCCAAAGATCCGCGCAAGCTTGAAGCTGTGAAATCCTTTATCAAAAATATGTTCAATGAAGATATGCAAATCCGCGGACTGGTCGAAGACGGTGTTCTGCCTGCCATGAATCTCGATGTTTCGGTACTTGCTTCGAGCCTCAACGATACCCTGATGAAGGAGATCGTGGATGTGCTGGAAAATGCCCATACAAAGTTTGCGGCGTTCGATTCCCTGATCCAAACGGATGTGACCTCTGAAATCAGCAATGTCCAAATTCAAAAGCTCATCAGCAATCAAACGACACCGAAAAAAATGGCTGAAGCCCTGCAGAAAGTACAGAATGAAGCCAATGCTTTAGCAGAATAAGTGAAAATCTAAAAACATCGAAAATGCCGCAGCAGGCGTTACAGGAAAAAGATTGGAAGAGTGCCTATGAATTTGCGCATCAAATTATTTACGGCATTTGTGGTATTAATCATTGTTCCTCTCTGCATATTGGGTGTTGTCACCTATATTGTCTCTTCGCATTCTATTGAGGAAAAATACAGCCGTCAGACGGAATATTCTCTAAAAGCGATAAGCTATAGCATCAGTACCGTGCTGAAGCAGATGGATAATGTCACGGACAACGGAATTGCCACTTCAGTATTTCACATGGCCCTTGCTGCCAAGGATCCTACCAAGCAGGATTTGAATGCTGAACAGCTGAGTCTGAATAACAGCCAGCGGAACTTTCGGAGTCTGCTCTACAATCATCCGGCAATCAGCTATGCTTTCCTCTATAATCTGAACGGATCAGGCAAAAACAGTAATGTATCGATCTTCACCAAGGAAAATTTCACAACCATGCCCTTTGAGGATTTCAAAAAACAACCGTTATACAAAGAGGTAATGGATCTCAACGGTGTGCCCAAATGGATTGCGCCGCATGAGTATCCTGAACTAACGGGGACTGAGCCGGTTTTCACACAAATTCGGTTGATCAAAGAGCTTAGCTATTTTAAAAATATCGGTATTTTGGTGGTCCAAATCAAAAACTGGGATATAGAATCGATCTTCCATAACCTGTCTCCAACCCAAAGCATGCAATCTACAGAATTTATGCTGGTGAATGATGATGGTCTAATTCTTTATGATCCGAATAAAGCATTTGAAGGACAGCAGCTCAGCACAGTTATGAAAAAACCGGTGAAGTTTGGAAGCGGATATCAAAGCTTCAAGACAGATTTCCATGATGAGAAGAGCATTGTTTCCATATATCATCTTAAGGATTACTCATGGAATCTGGTATCGGTCACCTCCTGGAAATCACTTTCAAAGGAAACCCTTGTGTTTGCCCAGTGGTTTATCGGTATCACTTTGCTGTGCCTGCTCGCTGCGATCACCTTCAATATGGTGTTCATGAGACGGATTACAGGATCCATCGCAGTCATTGTCCGTTTCATGAGAAAGGTGGAGGGCGGAGATTTCAACGTCCGTGTCGAGGACCGCGGAAAAGATGAGCTTCATATTCTGGCCAAAGGCTTCAATGATCTGGTGGATCAAATCAACAGCCTGTTCAAACAGATCAACACCAAGCAGAAGCAGAAGACCCAGGCCGAGCTTCGGGTGCTTCAAGCCCAGATCAAACCGCATTTCTTGTTTAATACACTGGAATCCATTAATGTACTGGCTATTCAGAATGAAGGAGTCAAGGTCAGCGAAATGGTGCATAGGCTGGGTAGCATCTTACGGATTAGCATTCAAGACAAGGAGGAAATCCCCCTGGATCAGGAAATTGAACATCTGCAGAGCTACCTAGAAATACAGAAATTCCGGTTTGATGACTTGTTTGATTATGAAATCGACATACCGCCTGAGCTGAGGAGACGGAGCGTGTTGAAGCTGACGCTGCAACCGCTCGTGGAAAATTGCATTCAGCACGGTTTCGAAGGCATCGCATACACGGGGCATATTCATATTTCCTGCTGGGCGGATCAGGGACGCATTATTTTGCAGGTTCAAGACAACGGAATTGGCATGGAACCGAACCAGCTTCTGAAGTTCCAATATATGAAGACAGACAAGGAAGATGTGGCTGACAGAAAAGACCAGGTCAGATATCTTTATGAGGAAAGACGGGGTTTGGGTGTACGGAGCGTGGCTGACCGGATCAGAATTCACTACGGGGAGCAGTATGGACTTTTTATATGTTCATCGCATCTGACTGGAACGATTATTCAGTGTGTTATTCCTGATGCTGAATGGAGGGATTGGAATGATTCTTAAAGTGCTGCTGGTGGATGATGAGGCTCCGATACTTAATAATCTGAAGAGCATCATTCCCTGGAAAGAAATGAATATGCAGGTGCTTACGGCCAGAAGCGGGCAGGAGGCGTTGGGACTTTTTGAAATCCATAATCCGGATATTATTTTATGTGATATCCGGATGCCCGTGATGGATGGTTTGACCTTGGTCGGCCAGCTTAGGGACAAAGGATCTATGGCTGAGATCATTTTGCTGACGGGATACCAGGAGTTTGAATATGCAAAAGCCGGAATTAAGTATAAAGTCCGCGATTATATCTGCAAGCCAATACATTACAAAGAGTTGGAAAATAATATCCGCGCTATTGGTGAACAGATTGTACAGAACCGGCTTAAGGATCCTTTCCGGCAGACCGTATCCAGAATCCAGGAAAATGAGGACGATCAAATTGTCCGGAAAAATCCGCAGCAGCTGATGGGTGAAGCCGTTGGTTACATCGCGGACAAACTCGACAAAGATCTCGGTATCGAAGAACTGGCGGGGTATCTCGGAATCAGCTGCAGCTATTTCAGTTTGCTTTTCAAGAACCATCTGGGCATGACCTTTGTGGAATATGTCACCTCCAAGCGTATTGAAGCCGCCAAATACTTGTTAGTCCATAGTGAAAAAAGTATTACCCAAATCGGTTCTGGCATCGGCTATCACGAAAGGCGGTACTTTACAAAAGTATTCCAGCGGTATACCGGCATGACTCCTTCGGAATTCCGCGACCAAGCTAGGAACATCCCTGCTATATAAAATGGATTGAAGTCTGTTCTTCGTTCATCTCGGCCCATACGGCATTACACATGTGAAGACGTACCTTTACTTCGTTTTAATTTAAGTGATCTGGTTTTGTGAAGCTGGTTTTATGTGAGGATTTTGCAGAAAACGCTGGAATGGCTTTTTGCAAAATCCCGAACTTATATATAAAGGATGTGTAGAGAAATTGGATATTTCTAAACTTACATTGGAACAAAAAATCGGCCAAATGTTCATTTGCGGCTTTCATTCTCTGGTACCGGATGACCAAATCCGCAAACTGATTCAGGATTACCATCTGGGAGGCGTCATTTACTTTCGGCGTAATATTGATAAGCTGGAGCAGGTGGCCAGCCTGTCTGCTTCGCTTCAGAATTTAGCTGCGGCTAACGAGGATTTGCCGCTTTGGATTGCCATTGACCAGGAGGGCGGCATGGTGGCTCGTATTGACCATAAGAAGATGAGCCGAATTCCAGGAAATATGTCCCTTGGCGCAACGGATAACCCGGAATACAGCTATGAAGTATCCCTGATCAGCGCGGAAGAAATGCTTCAGCTCGGCATCAATATGAACTTTGCTCCATGTCTGGATGTGAACAACAACCCTCAAAATCCTGTAATTGGTGTAAGATCCTTTGGTGAGAACGCGGACAAGGTATCGGAGCATGGTGCAGCCGTAATCCGGGCGTTCCAGGAAAAGGGGATCTCTGCAGCAGCCAAGCATTTTCCAGGCCATGGAGATACCAGTGTAGACAGCCATATGGGGCTGGCGACCGTTGAACATGATCTGGACCGTCTGCAGCAGGTAGAACTGAAGCCTTTTATCAAGGCGATTCAGGAAGATGTGGATGTTATTATGACGGCTCATGTAATCTTCCCGGCGATTGAGTCCGAGCCTATTCCAGCGACGTTGTCCAGATCTGTATTAACCGGACTGCTGCGAGAGGATTTGGCCTACAAGGGTATTATTGTTACAGATTGCCTCGAAATGCATGCCATTGCCAAATTCTTTGGCGTTGGTGAAGGTGCTGTTAAGGCGATAGAGGCTGGTTCAGACGTTGTGCTTGTAAGCCATACGCTCAGTGACCAGATAGAGGCGTTCGAAGCGGTCAAAAGCGCTGTACTGAGTGGACGAATCAGTGAAAATACGATTGATCGAGCTGTCGAACGTATTTTGGCCCTCAAGCAAAAACGTATTGCCGATCTGCCGGCATCGGATGCATCGCCTGTATTTCTTGAAAGACATGAAAAGCCTGAGGTGGACCGCCTGCTGAAGGAGGTATCTCTGAAGAGCGTGACGCTCGTCAAAGACCAAGGACAGCTTCCGTTAAACATAAATGAAAAAGTACTCGTGATTTGGCCTGAAGTTCGTTCCGAAACACAGGTCGATGAGCCTTGGACCGAGGTTGTGACGCTGGGTGATGCCCTCGCAGGGTGGATGAAGGATGTTCAAGAAATCCGCATAAGCGCCGAGCCGGATCAGGAAGAAATCGAGAAGGTTCTGAACGCTGCTTCATCATGCGCTCAAGTGGTGTTGGCAACATACACCGCTGGAAGCTCCCTCCCTGAGGGTCAGCGTGCTTTGGCAGAACAACTGCTGCAGCAGAACCACAGCAAGTTGATTGCTGCTTCTACACGAAATCCCTATGATTTGAACGATATTCCCGGCATTCCCGCTTATCTGTGCTGTTATGAGAATACGCCTTATTTCATGGAGGCTCTGGCTTCCATTCTGGCAGGTCAAAGTAAAGCGGAAGGCAAACTTCCTGTCAGCCTTGATGAGCCCAATATGGTAAGTGCAAACTAGCATTATCCATGCTTTTATGGCAAGCTGCTTCAAACTTTGCAAGGGCGGAAGTTTCCTTCAGTTGAAGGAAACTTCCGTTTTTCACATTATTGGAAGCAGGAGAGCAACTTTTCAACAAAATATGCGTCTAATACTATGTCTATTAGAGGGCGAGATACAAAAATGGAAGCATAAAGGAGTCTGTACATGAATTTCAAAAAACTGACAATGATTGCTGTGTTAGCTGTAGCTCAGACTGCACTCGTCATTCCGGCCGCTGGCGCGGAAGGTGCGAATACAGTTCAGCCTGAAACCATTCAGGGCATCAACATGAATGCAGCAAACAACCCAGACAGCACGTCAAACGCGCAACCGGGTAACACAGCAGGAATTGCTGGCAATTCCACCAGTGAAAAAACGCAAAACGAGAACACTGGGGACAACCAGACCAACACAGGGGGAACAAACGGAGAAAACGGTACTTCGAGTACGGATAACTCCGGCAAAACAGGCAATGACACACCAACATCCACATCCTCTCAGGACGGTAATCAAGATACTGCAAACGGTACTGATACCACGGGTGATGGCAGTACAACCGGAGGAGATAAAGGCGAAACAACTCCGGGAACGACATCCGAGCAAGCGGGCGATTCGGAGGTAACAAAAGGAATTACATCTCAGGCAGGTGCTAATCAGCTGATCCTGATGATGAACAGTAACAAAATGTACCAGGATGGCAAGCTCTTCCTTGCAGGTCAGCCTATGGCTGTGAAAAATGGTGTTTCCTATGTAGCCATTCGGGCAATGGTAGAACGCGTGGGTCTAAAGCTTACTTATGATGGCAAGACGAAGGAAACGATCATCATCAAGGATGGTAAGGAGCTTCGCTTTAAAACCAACAGCAATGTTTATCGTGTTAACGGCGAATCCAAGCCGATGAAAGGACCATCCTATCAACAAAATAATACATTTATGGTTCCACTGACTTCGATCACTCAAGCGCTGAACATTCCGTATACGGTGGATCAGGCGAACAAGAGAGTCATTCTGTCACTTTCAACAAAGCCGGTAGCCGCATTTACCGTTCAGCCTTCTGATATATTTGCAGGTGAAACGAATGTTAGTTACACGACACAATCAAAAACCTCGAATGGTTTGCAAATTGTGGATGAGCGTTGGGAAGGCAAGCAGGATATTTTCGAAGAGGTTGGCACTCATAAGATTACTCATTATGTGCAAGATTCCAGCGGACAATGGAGTGATCCATACACCGTCACCATCAATGTTCTGAAAGCGAATGAGCCGCCAGTGGCTAACTTTACAACAGACAAAGACGAATACAAGATGGGTGAATTGGTAAATATCACAGATCTGAGTACCGATGATGAGAATGCAATTGTGGATCGCCAGTGGATGAATGACCGCAAGGCATTTTTTACCCCGGGTCCTATAACCATTCGCCTCACGGTCACAGATAAGCATGGTGCCGTCGGGGAATTCCAGAAGACTATCACCATTACGAATGAAACGCTATATACCGAGGATGATTTCAATAAGCTGTTTATTCCGGTAGGCGACAAATATACCTTTGATGGAACCAAGGTGCCATCGTGGAAGAACATGGACTTTACATTCACATCAGAGCCGGCCACTTTGATCCGCAGCAACAGCCCTGAAACCGTGTACTCGGAAGGGTTGCTGTATAAGGAAACAGCGCTTGGCAGCACACGCTTTATGCTTCATCATGTGAATTCAACCGGTAAAAACGAGAAGCTGTACGTTATCGCAACCAATACGTACACGGATAGACCAGCGCAGATTACCATGCAAAACTTTGGCATTGGCGGTCCAAATCCTTATCCGGAATTGACGGGAAAGACATCTATTGAGCGGTATTTCCAATCGATGCAGGATCAATCGGCTCGTCAGGTTATTAATCTGGCACCGGGTGAAAGCAAAGTGATTATGACGGATGTGAATAAAACGAAAATGAAGCCGGGCGATACGATTTCTGCCCTTGCTGATGCATTCAGTGATTATCCGGTTCAATACAGCGTGATCATGATCGATGAAAACAAGGATCCGCTTCAAACTTTGCCATATCTCACAAGCCTCGAACGCGATGTTCATAATCGTGGGACTTATCCGGATTCTGTCCGTTTGATCCGTTATGATGAGCCTGTCGGTAGTACTCCATCCCGGTTGGTTCTTGGAGACAACAAAGCTGACCCGAACCTAATAGGGCTTGACGGCATTTACGGAACGGAGACCTCTAATGCCGGTAACTTTGGGGTATTGTACAAAATTACATTTAGCCGTGTCGCACCACATACCTTGATAACGCTGAACCCTCGTGGAGGTCTTTACAACGGTATTGTGACTGTGAATGGTCAAGTCATTCAGGTAGCCAATAAAGCGGCGGTAAGCGCGCCGAATGAGAACAGCGTTCTATACCGTACAGGTGACTTTGAGCAGAATGTGGAGATCATGTATACTCCATCGCCAGGAAGCAACTTGCCGATCAATTTGCTCCTGATGCCTTTGCCACAGGAAAAATAATCTTCATGAGAATTGCAGTCCTTATGGGATAAAACCAATAATTATTAGCTGCCTCAGCATCGAATATTAGATGTCTGGGGCAGCTTTCTTTATTAAATATGAGGAAATATGAAGTGTGAATGGTTAACAAGAGGTTATAAAGATGAGTTATACCAGCGATGAAGGAAATATAGAGACAAAAATGGCGGCTCAGCAGTCCACAATAGACTGCCGATCCGCCATTTTCGCAATGTTTCTAAGAGCTCCGGCTCCGCCATAACAGGTAAATGAAGAACGGAGCACCTACGGCGGAAGTAAACACGCCAACCGGGATATCCAACGGGCTAAATAAGTTCCGCGCCAACACATCGGCCAGCACAACGATAAATGCTCCGCACAGACCGCTCGCGGGCAGCAAGGAACCGTAAGAAGAACCAATAAGCTTTCTGGCAATATGCGGGGACAAAAGCGCAATGAAGCCAATTGCACCACCGACGGAGATACCGGCACCGGCAAGACCGACAGCTGTGAAAATCAGCAAGGTCCGGTCCTTTTCCACGCTGCTTCCCGCGCCTGCAGCCAGGTCATCACCAAGCTGGAGCATATTGATTCGACGGGCAAAGGCAAGACTTAAACATCCGAGTATGACAAACCACGGTAAAATCATGTTCACATGCTTCCACGAGCTGCCATACACGCTGCCGAGGAGCCAGTTAAAGGCCTTTTGGGCAACATCGGTCGGCCCGGTAACAAGCAGCATCGTGGAAATCGAAGAGGCTACAGAGCCGATCCCAACGCCAACGAGAACAAGCATCAATGGATTGACACCTTTTTTCCAGGACAAGGCATAGATCAGCAGCGTGGTGAGTGCCGCACCTACGAAAGCCGCGGGTGGCAGCCAGAACACGCTTGCAGAAGGGATGAGCGTAATGACGGCCGTGGCTGCAAGTGAAGCACCGCTCGTTACACCCATAACATCCGGAGATGCGAGAGGGTTACGGATGAGCCCTTGAGTGATTGCACCCGACATCGCCAGACAGGCACCAACCATCGCGCCGACCAGGACACGTGGCAGACGAAGCTTTTGTACCACGACCACATCAAGTGAATCACCTTGTCCGAAAATGCCTTGCACGACGGCCCAAGGATTTACATATTTTGTTCCGAATCCGACGCTTACGATCATGGCCAGGAGCAGAAGAACGGCCAATCCGGCAAGAACAAGAATTTGTCTTTTACTCGTTAGAAAGGAAATTTGGCTTCCTTTAATACGAACGGCAATCGGTTCTTTGGATTTGGTTGAACGGCTCATTTTTTTAACAGCCCCTTTCTAGCAGCGTGAATAAAGAAAGGAACGCCGATAATGGCGGTCATGACACCAATTGGAATTTCACGCGGCATCGCAATAAACCGGGCGGCAATATCCGCCAGCAGCAATAGAATACCACCCAAAATCGCACTATACGGAATAAGCCAC
Encoded here:
- a CDS encoding response regulator, producing the protein MILKVLLVDDEAPILNNLKSIIPWKEMNMQVLTARSGQEALGLFEIHNPDIILCDIRMPVMDGLTLVGQLRDKGSMAEIILLTGYQEFEYAKAGIKYKVRDYICKPIHYKELENNIRAIGEQIVQNRLKDPFRQTVSRIQENEDDQIVRKNPQQLMGEAVGYIADKLDKDLGIEELAGYLGISCSYFSLLFKNHLGMTFVEYVTSKRIEAAKYLLVHSEKSITQIGSGIGYHERRYFTKVFQRYTGMTPSEFRDQARNIPAI
- the nagZ gene encoding beta-N-acetylhexosaminidase, whose protein sequence is MDISKLTLEQKIGQMFICGFHSLVPDDQIRKLIQDYHLGGVIYFRRNIDKLEQVASLSASLQNLAAANEDLPLWIAIDQEGGMVARIDHKKMSRIPGNMSLGATDNPEYSYEVSLISAEEMLQLGINMNFAPCLDVNNNPQNPVIGVRSFGENADKVSEHGAAVIRAFQEKGISAAAKHFPGHGDTSVDSHMGLATVEHDLDRLQQVELKPFIKAIQEDVDVIMTAHVIFPAIESEPIPATLSRSVLTGLLREDLAYKGIIVTDCLEMHAIAKFFGVGEGAVKAIEAGSDVVLVSHTLSDQIEAFEAVKSAVLSGRISENTIDRAVERILALKQKRIADLPASDASPVFLERHEKPEVDRLLKEVSLKSVTLVKDQGQLPLNINEKVLVIWPEVRSETQVDEPWTEVVTLGDALAGWMKDVQEIRISAEPDQEEIEKVLNAASSCAQVVLATYTAGSSLPEGQRALAEQLLQQNHSKLIAASTRNPYDLNDIPGIPAYLCCYENTPYFMEALASILAGQSKAEGKLPVSLDEPNMVSAN
- a CDS encoding iron ABC transporter permease — protein: MSRSTKSKEPIAVRIKGSQISFLTSKRQILVLAGLAVLLLLAMIVSVGFGTKYVNPWAVVQGIFGQGDSLDVVVVQKLRLPRVLVGAMVGACLAMSGAITQGLIRNPLASPDVMGVTSGASLAATAVITLIPSASVFWLPPAAFVGAALTTLLIYALSWKKGVNPLMLVLVGVGIGSVASSISTMLLVTGPTDVAQKAFNWLLGSVYGSSWKHVNMILPWFVILGCLSLAFARRINMLQLGDDLAAGAGSSVEKDRTLLIFTAVGLAGAGISVGGAIGFIALLSPHIARKLIGSSYGSLLPASGLCGAFIVVLADVLARNLFSPLDIPVGVFTSAVGAPFFIYLLWRSRSS
- a CDS encoding stalk domain-containing protein; the protein is MNFKKLTMIAVLAVAQTALVIPAAGAEGANTVQPETIQGINMNAANNPDSTSNAQPGNTAGIAGNSTSEKTQNENTGDNQTNTGGTNGENGTSSTDNSGKTGNDTPTSTSSQDGNQDTANGTDTTGDGSTTGGDKGETTPGTTSEQAGDSEVTKGITSQAGANQLILMMNSNKMYQDGKLFLAGQPMAVKNGVSYVAIRAMVERVGLKLTYDGKTKETIIIKDGKELRFKTNSNVYRVNGESKPMKGPSYQQNNTFMVPLTSITQALNIPYTVDQANKRVILSLSTKPVAAFTVQPSDIFAGETNVSYTTQSKTSNGLQIVDERWEGKQDIFEEVGTHKITHYVQDSSGQWSDPYTVTINVLKANEPPVANFTTDKDEYKMGELVNITDLSTDDENAIVDRQWMNDRKAFFTPGPITIRLTVTDKHGAVGEFQKTITITNETLYTEDDFNKLFIPVGDKYTFDGTKVPSWKNMDFTFTSEPATLIRSNSPETVYSEGLLYKETALGSTRFMLHHVNSTGKNEKLYVIATNTYTDRPAQITMQNFGIGGPNPYPELTGKTSIERYFQSMQDQSARQVINLAPGESKVIMTDVNKTKMKPGDTISALADAFSDYPVQYSVIMIDENKDPLQTLPYLTSLERDVHNRGTYPDSVRLIRYDEPVGSTPSRLVLGDNKADPNLIGLDGIYGTETSNAGNFGVLYKITFSRVAPHTLITLNPRGGLYNGIVTVNGQVIQVANKAAVSAPNENSVLYRTGDFEQNVEIMYTPSPGSNLPINLLLMPLPQEK